Proteins co-encoded in one Sediminispirochaeta bajacaliforniensis DSM 16054 genomic window:
- a CDS encoding YwbE family protein, which produces MNDGRYRKNIKPGMEVAIVLKKDQRSGALTEGRVDRLLTKSDFHPHGIKVMLEDGQVGRVKQIFKSEE; this is translated from the coding sequence ATGAACGACGGTCGCTATCGTAAAAACATCAAACCCGGCATGGAGGTCGCCATCGTTCTGAAAAAGGACCAGCGAAGTGGGGCTCTGACCGAGGGTAGAGTGGATCGGCTTCTGACGAAATCCGACTTTCATCCACATGGCATCAAGGTAATGCTTGAGGATGGACAGGTGGGAAGGGTAAAGCAGATCTTCAAATCGGAAGAATAA
- a CDS encoding cache domain-containing protein, with product MSQHRSKGGSIKSRFIVIVLFSLLPFLLAVGSSTYVVYLLSADYLQTQIKSSTRTLHNLIGSLLRNSVRSYLRSKVEVGVDIVKEALREQGLADLPEEEWPVSLPPELEERLVNSLLSFHVGESGYYYGIRSDGTVFFHPDPQIAGSNQREREPVKEQLLLRNGYLEYRWRNSDEEEPKNKALYMAYIPELDWILSATSYREEFVHIIDLAALRRTINSVLIGKGGYSYVIDRAGTFIAHPYLYGKDARGYMPADEFSSILQRFYAEGEGIASYYWRTPSGNKRRLKIVNFKYIPDFDWIVATAFYWDEIGRPIHRIVFFNLLMAFLSSVVLFALVYRTNTSIGRHLIRISEALERASAGDLSSRSAEGGPREIRELSKNVNRFLEELENKTGSLAASLEEKERLLQEIQHRVKNNLQMILSLINLQRNGVLTEEAVNALEKTHRRITGMAMVYDHLSRTREQMIGDSLSVRNFLEEYIAQIVSSHNSVSCNVVNRIDAVMFSRDLSIYCGMLVNELISAAIDSKAIGGQSVLIDTELWDEGENVRLTIKTDSAAFAEGNLPEEELVDVLSQQIHGTVHREVFDGGSRFEIRFPVGKAV from the coding sequence ATGAGTCAACATCGCAGCAAAGGTGGGTCAATTAAAAGCCGGTTTATCGTAATTGTGCTTTTTTCCCTCTTGCCTTTTCTTCTTGCCGTGGGATCCTCTACCTATGTTGTGTATCTGCTTTCCGCAGATTACCTTCAGACCCAGATTAAGAGCTCTACTCGGACGCTCCATAATCTGATCGGCTCGCTTTTGAGAAATAGCGTGCGTTCTTATCTTCGTTCAAAGGTGGAAGTCGGTGTCGATATCGTCAAAGAAGCGCTTCGCGAACAGGGCTTGGCGGACCTCCCCGAAGAGGAGTGGCCGGTCTCCCTCCCTCCGGAGCTTGAAGAGCGACTGGTAAACTCGCTTTTATCCTTCCATGTCGGAGAATCCGGTTACTATTACGGTATTCGTAGTGATGGTACCGTCTTTTTTCATCCCGATCCCCAAATTGCAGGTAGTAATCAGCGTGAGAGAGAACCGGTGAAAGAACAGCTCTTGCTTCGTAACGGCTATCTTGAATATCGATGGCGTAATAGCGATGAAGAGGAACCGAAAAACAAAGCACTCTATATGGCATACATCCCCGAGCTCGACTGGATACTTTCGGCCACCAGCTATCGGGAGGAATTTGTGCATATCATAGATTTGGCAGCCTTACGCCGTACCATCAACTCCGTATTGATCGGTAAGGGCGGGTATTCCTATGTTATCGACAGGGCCGGAACCTTTATCGCCCACCCCTACCTCTACGGGAAGGACGCGCGAGGATACATGCCCGCCGATGAATTTAGCTCGATTCTTCAACGTTTTTATGCGGAAGGAGAAGGGATTGCCAGCTACTATTGGCGCACTCCATCCGGGAATAAACGGCGCCTGAAGATCGTAAATTTTAAGTATATCCCGGATTTCGACTGGATTGTTGCGACTGCCTTTTACTGGGACGAGATCGGCAGACCCATCCACCGTATCGTTTTCTTTAACCTGCTTATGGCTTTTCTCTCCTCCGTCGTCCTTTTTGCCCTTGTATACCGGACAAACACCTCAATCGGGCGCCATCTTATTCGTATAAGCGAGGCCCTTGAACGGGCTTCTGCCGGAGATCTTTCATCAAGAAGTGCCGAGGGAGGACCAAGGGAGATTCGGGAGCTTTCAAAAAACGTTAATCGTTTTCTTGAAGAGTTGGAGAATAAGACCGGTTCCCTTGCCGCAAGCCTGGAAGAGAAAGAGCGCCTTCTCCAGGAGATCCAACATCGTGTAAAGAATAATCTTCAGATGATCCTCAGCCTTATCAATCTGCAAAGAAACGGAGTTCTGACGGAAGAGGCCGTAAACGCCCTTGAGAAAACACACCGGAGGATAACCGGAATGGCCATGGTATATGATCATCTTTCCCGTACGAGGGAGCAGATGATCGGAGATAGCCTTTCTGTTCGAAATTTTCTGGAGGAATATATTGCGCAAATTGTTTCCTCTCACAACAGCGTCAGTTGCAACGTTGTCAATCGTATTGATGCCGTGATGTTTTCGAGGGACCTTTCCATTTATTGCGGAATGCTTGTAAATGAGCTGATTTCGGCCGCAATAGATTCCAAGGCTATCGGAGGGCAATCGGTTCTTATCGATACGGAGCTGTGGGACGAGGGGGAAAATGTGCGGCTTACAATAAAAACCGACAGTGCCGCCTTTGCCGAAGGGAATCTTCCCGAAGAAGAGTTGGTTGACGTCCTTTCTCAGCAAATCCACGGAACGGTACACCGAGAGGTTTTTGACGGGGGATCACGCTTTGAGATCAGATTTCCCGTGGGAAAGGCGGTATGA
- a CDS encoding PTS transporter subunit IIC, which produces MAKPAGKVKKYIINVLNGMALGLFASLIIGLILKQIGTYAGWSLLARFGQIAQYMMGPAIGAGVASSVGAGPLGIFASIITGAVGAGSITFSDTGALLHIGEPVGALLAALVGAEFSKLVQDRTKLNIILVPAGTIIVGSLTGAFLAPWVAKLMSAIGAFINLLTTLYPLPMGILVATTMGIILTLPISSAAIAISLGLSGLAAGASTIGCSCQMIGFAVISFRENRWGGLISQGLGTSMIQIPNIVRNPRVWFPPIIASAILGPVGTVVFHMENNRIGAGMGTSGLVGQFATIETMGLKAIPQILLLHFILPALISLGISEWMRRKGWIAEGDMDLRV; this is translated from the coding sequence ATGGCAAAGCCGGCAGGGAAGGTGAAAAAGTACATTATCAATGTTCTTAACGGGATGGCTCTCGGGCTTTTTGCAAGCCTCATCATCGGCCTTATCTTGAAACAGATAGGTACCTATGCGGGATGGAGCCTGCTTGCCCGGTTCGGACAGATTGCCCAGTACATGATGGGCCCGGCCATCGGCGCCGGTGTCGCCTCATCGGTCGGGGCAGGGCCATTGGGAATTTTTGCGTCGATTATTACCGGAGCCGTGGGAGCCGGAAGTATAACCTTTTCCGATACCGGTGCGCTTCTTCATATTGGTGAGCCGGTAGGTGCTCTCCTCGCCGCCTTGGTGGGAGCCGAGTTCAGTAAGCTTGTCCAGGACCGGACAAAGCTCAATATCATTCTGGTGCCCGCCGGTACCATCATCGTCGGTTCCCTTACCGGCGCTTTTCTTGCTCCCTGGGTTGCCAAGCTTATGAGTGCCATAGGCGCTTTTATTAATCTGCTTACCACCCTCTATCCCTTACCCATGGGGATCCTCGTCGCAACGACCATGGGTATCATCCTGACCCTACCCATATCGAGTGCTGCCATCGCAATCAGCTTGGGCCTATCCGGGCTTGCCGCCGGGGCTAGTACTATCGGCTGCAGCTGCCAAATGATCGGGTTTGCGGTGATAAGCTTTCGGGAGAACCGCTGGGGCGGTTTGATCAGCCAGGGGCTGGGGACCAGCATGATCCAGATCCCCAATATCGTCCGAAATCCCAGGGTGTGGTTTCCGCCGATTATCGCCAGCGCCATCTTGGGACCCGTCGGAACGGTTGTTTTTCATATGGAAAACAACCGTATCGGAGCGGGCATGGGAACCAGCGGCCTTGTAGGTCAATTTGCAACGATCGAGACCATGGGCCTCAAGGCCATTCCTCAGATCCTTTTGCTGCATTTTATTCTTCCCGCCCTTATTTCGCTGGGGATTAGTGAATGGATGCGACGTAAGGGATGGATCGCCGAAGGCGATATGGATCTCAGAGTATAG
- a CDS encoding pyridoxal phosphate-dependent aminotransferase, translating to MGNHQQMRFGSKKLHWLVPDAFGFIREMKLKPPKNFDTFIDLSIGAPNRATPKNILDQFVQDVYVEKYHTYPPQFGAMELCEAVAAWYEKRFAVRIDPRTEVLITVGIKEAIFNAFHALLNPGEVLVIPDPGYPTYFEAGDFCGAKLITYNSNANEAAVLQEIEAIAELHHPSYVVVNYPSNPTGRLVGIDFYQQLSLLASRYDFAVMSDLAYSEIAFDDRRATSYLTGNNGTSMALEFFAFSKTYNMAGWRVGAIVAQKEILDAVKLYKSKIDSNVFYPIQLAAATALKSMDETFYQELSSMYQKRRDILCAGLSACGLRFTKPEGAMYVWVEVPAGMNAWDFIQVLYDDYGFVGVPGTAYGKNGGGYIRLGLVQEEAVLEEVAKRLGSGKFA from the coding sequence ATGGGCAATCATCAGCAGATGAGATTTGGAAGCAAAAAACTACACTGGCTTGTTCCCGACGCTTTTGGTTTTATCCGTGAGATGAAACTGAAGCCTCCAAAAAACTTTGATACGTTTATCGACCTCTCCATCGGCGCCCCGAACCGGGCAACACCAAAAAACATTCTTGATCAATTTGTTCAGGATGTTTATGTAGAGAAGTATCACACCTACCCACCTCAATTCGGGGCTATGGAATTATGTGAGGCCGTCGCCGCGTGGTATGAGAAACGCTTCGCCGTTCGTATTGATCCCCGGACAGAGGTCTTAATCACCGTGGGAATCAAAGAGGCGATCTTCAATGCATTTCACGCATTGCTCAACCCCGGTGAGGTCCTTGTCATTCCGGATCCCGGTTATCCGACCTATTTCGAGGCTGGGGATTTTTGCGGTGCCAAGTTGATCACCTATAACAGTAACGCGAACGAGGCTGCTGTTTTGCAGGAGATCGAGGCAATTGCAGAACTCCATCATCCAAGTTATGTTGTTGTCAATTATCCTTCAAATCCGACGGGTCGACTGGTCGGCATCGACTTTTATCAACAACTCTCCCTGCTTGCATCCCGTTACGATTTCGCGGTCATGAGCGACCTGGCCTATTCGGAGATAGCGTTCGATGATAGGCGTGCTACAAGTTATCTTACAGGAAACAACGGAACCTCCATGGCCTTGGAGTTCTTTGCCTTTTCAAAGACATACAACATGGCGGGATGGCGAGTCGGCGCGATTGTTGCCCAAAAAGAGATCCTCGATGCCGTGAAACTCTACAAATCAAAGATCGATTCGAATGTGTTCTATCCTATACAGCTTGCCGCAGCGACAGCCTTGAAGAGTATGGATGAGACGTTTTATCAGGAACTTTCATCGATGTATCAAAAGCGACGTGACATTTTGTGTGCGGGATTGTCTGCATGCGGACTCCGTTTTACGAAACCGGAGGGTGCCATGTATGTCTGGGTGGAGGTCCCTGCCGGCATGAATGCCTGGGATTTTATCCAGGTGCTATATGATGATTACGGCTTTGTGGGAGTTCCCGGCACGGCGTATGGAAAGAACGGTGGAGGATATATCCGCTTAGGCCTGGTCCAGGAAGAAGCGGTACTGGAAGAGGTTGCCAAGCGTCTCGGATCGGGAAAATTCGCATAG